cgatcatccctctcataatgtaaagcatgccatgcaggcggagtcggtataggctgaggcaggccaaactgacgaaatacccgctcggaggcatgatgcttgacaatatcgaggcatatgagcaggatagaagccctccaaatatgtcggccaaacctgcaatacgctggcagggtacctatcacctcatcgGTGTACGACGtctagatgaactatcaaataagaacacaaaccgttagtgtgcatcactaagttaatctataacaggtaagtttagttagatattcacctgtgcgtcttccagcagatccaacacatccctgcagagggggagattatgatgggcatcatactctcgtAAAAAAGTACGATgcataacccacctacaggctagagggagttgcggaatttctacattagctggtagctgtggtagaggtggctgaaactgcagaaatcgctcccagacccaaacctaacatacaaagttgacgtaaagtataagattaactataacttggtagaattgtaactaatgggcatattatttgaatatgttgtcacctgtagaagcggcagaaagccaccaatgtctctctgtgtgccgatgcaagcccgacacatctgcctgtacagatatgagatgacagcaccaccccagctgtacaaagatgtatcctcgaaccgggaaatatgatgcagaaaacggaggctcattaggttccccgaagtgtacgggaacaagacccccccccccaaatagaaggagcaacaacagcctcgtatatcgctgtacatccacctccgcagactcatcggtgatagtatggtggatctgcaccaggtggtctctaatggggaccaactgtatatgactggacccagacgctaccgcctcgtcctccggcatgaaacccgtgagcttgtgcagcatatcccaataTGCCTGCCGCGAATAATATCACATGGTCGCAgacagtaaaactggcaagccatcagcggacagaccatataaaatctcagcgtcctggagtgtgatggtggccttgccgatgggcaaatggaaagtgtgcatctccggtcgccaccgctcaatcaaggccatgatcaaagcatagtcgagctctatccggccaatcctaataatcctataaAATCCCATCTCCTCCAAGTAATGAACcacgcggggatgtagaacgcggggaggactcaaaaactccaacaatagatccactctcctagcccggaaagtctgcgtaagcaactgtccgtcccatatatactcggatctatgctggggctgtagggctaatagatccaacgtccgggggccgggatgtatagtcgcgtccatgtcgtcaactgtaaactatcattaaactatcattaataattatgtatattttttaataacttaatatataataatgtatttttattataatttaaactcatatttgttaataacttaattgtacaaattatatttatatatatatataattatgtgtttttattataatttaaatttatattttataataacttaattgtacaaattatatatatactaaactatcattaataattatgtgtttttattataatttaaattcatattttttaataacttaattgtacaaattatatatatatatatatatatatatatatatatatatatatatataattatgtgtttttattataatttaaattattattttttaataacttaattgtacaaattatatatatatatataattatgtatttttattataatttaaattcatattttataataacttaattgtacaaattatatataattatgtattttttattataatttaaattcatattttataataacttaattgtacaaattatatatatatatatatatatatatatatataatgtatttttattataatttaaattcatattttttaataacttacttgtacaaattactaattatgtgtgttgttacaattattaacttaattgtacaaagtttgtattttcaactaccagtataagatacttaaacaaaaggaattctaagctaaaatactacacattacttCGCTACAatgctctaaattttactacgctataagggtctacgttttactacgctaaaaagatctggattttactacgctaaaaaataatctaaactaagcataaacaacaaataaatttaattgcaaataaaatacaaaacggaatgaaaaaacatatatataaatcaggatattaatagacaaatttattttactaatttatatttttttagaaaacactaatattaaatccggataaatttaacatgctagtttcgaagaaaaaaacacaaaccgaaatagaacacatacaaatcaagtaatatacattattataaatgtttcaacttaaaataaatcgaaatacctcgatttagaattttggcaaagcaaaaagattgaaattttgactccgaaattgtgaatcaacaatagcacgaaactctactcgaatgtgggacctacattcttcgagttttatgtgtcgggggacccaatttttttgtttttttaagaaacgGGCAGAATCGGTGGAGGACCAAGAAGAGGGGAAGAGTTTTAAAATAATGGTGGATGGATGAATTGGAGAAGAAGATAGTGGGGTATAAAAtatctatgtatagcgccactatagctggcgctatacattaatgatgtatATATAGCGCCAGATattatggcgctatatataaaaaaggtcatttttttaccacctatttgtgtagtttgagtccAAAAAAACAATATTTTGGTTTCGGACTCAATATTGTAAGAGTCTAGTTTTTGTAGAATTAAACTAATGAAATAAATTAatcaacaatattatatatttaTAAAAACTAACTTAACGACATAAATTAAACATACATGGCAAAAAATTTATATATGAGGGTGTATTATATTAGTTGGGAGGTGTTTATAAGAGGGAAAGACATATCTATTTTTGTCCTTAAATTATTTTTACCAATAAATAGACCGATAGTAATATGGAGATCGATTTGGTTTTAAGGTCTATGAACAAGAGAGAACCATAAATATCTAACAGATGAGTTTTGTTTGCAAGAAATAATAAATAGAATAAGCTTATAACCTCATTCAACAACAAAATTCTATTTTAATGAGATCACTCATCATATATCATGAATAATTGTGAAGAACGTTAACGGCAAAGGTTGTGACAGCTTACTCCATGAATTGCCAAAATAAGGGTGGATTTGGCCAAAGGATGTTAAGCAACTGATTACTAGTATAAGAAGAGAGCACATAGGATAGGCAAAAAAGAAACATTATTTGAGACTAGACTGAGATATACACTAGTATTGGATAGGGGTTCCATTTTGGGGttaactttttcttttttcatctaGGCCCATGTTATTTTGTGCGGAAAAAGGTTAAATATATTCCTGAACTATTTGAAATAGTTTAAATATATCATTCGTTTGAGTATCCGTTCAATTATACCTCTACCGTCATACTATTGTACTAATTTGCCCCTAGACGGCGCGACACGTGGCAAGCTAAGAAAGAAATAACTCACCCCCAATTTAATACCCGAAAACCCAACCCTTAATACCCAACCCATTCAAATCATGACATAGCAGTTGGCAAAGAGCCAAAGGACCatgagcccgtttggattggcttaaaaaaaTTGGCTTAAAAGCAGTTTTTAAGTGTTGGAGcttattttataaataaacagttacatgtttggataaaagtgctgaaacttaaaaaaaattgttgaagTGTTTGGCAAACAAGTGTTGGTAAGCACTTTTTCGtattaaaaagataaaaatatccTTAAAGTTGTTAACATTACGATGACATGATACATCACTTTATTTTTAATTAGGGGTAGAgtgtaaaaaaatataaaaataattgaaAGAAAACACTTTCTCTTTTAATTGGTTTTGTGTAATCTGGAGTGTAAATCCAAATTAATTAGAATCCGAATATTATTGTCAAATATCagttaaaaaatcaaaaaagagagaaaagatggGAGTATTATACTTATTTATTAGAGTAATACTTTTCTGGCCGGAAAGTTAATTATTAACAGTTCATCAAATGTCAGCTTTTAGTTAACGCCGAACTCCAATTGATATATCCATGGAAAGTGTTGAAGAGAAGTGCAGAAAAATGAAGATGAAGCAGAGATGAAATGGAAAGAAGAGAACGACAAAGTGAAGGAAATAGAAGTACAATGTTTTAGGGTAACTTTGGTATTATAAAAACTTATAAGGGATAAGAGGGTAATTTTATTGGTCAAACTAAAATGGCTTTTaagccaaaataaaaaaaaattgggtcAGTCAACTTGTTGCTTACCTTTTTTAAGCACTTTTtagttttttgcttttttttccgCCAAACActccaaaaaatcaaaaagtgCTGTTGGTCAAACACCCTCCATATCTTTTttcatatcttttatttcttcGTCAAACCCACTTCGGCCGACTGCTGCAGCCTCGCCGGGGAAAACCCCAATCAACAGGACTTCAATGGCGATAGAGTAAATACGAACCAgccaacaaaagagaaaaaaaaacctaGATTAATTTATTTTCTTGGAGTGGGACTTTCTGGGCAAATAACACATGAGATTTGCTCAAATCTGACTAGATTAAACATTTTTAGTAGTGCACTTTTTGATGTAATtccaaggatgaagaaaagaaagaaatagaaagggaagaaaagaaaaaaaaagttccgGCAAAAGGCGATAGTTTCAGATGACATCAGATGAAGCTTGAAGCTGGGGAAGGGCATAGTTAATGGTAGAAAATAAAGTCGCCAAAAGAAGGAATGTCTTCCATTTCAACTTATTACTGATAATCTCCCAATGGTGTTAAAGAAATTAATCTTtacagcaaaaaaaaaaaaaaaaaaaaaaaaagatatactACTATCTAGTGTAACTGTGTTAGCCATATAATAAAGCCGTCGGCAAAGGAGATTTGGCATATCATTTGGTGAGAACGGGTTTACAGCAACTCCCGGTTACATCCAGTTAGGGCAGGggattttcccttttattttattttggtaaACTTACATAAAACAAAAAGTGGACACTTTGTCAAGTTTTTAAATGTCTCAATGTAGAAATTTTTATATTTGAATGGGGCGGGAATTAAAAAGTGGGTTTCGGATATTATAATTAGGGGTGGGTTATTTCTTTCTTAGCTTGCCATGTGCCCCGCCATCTAAATTAAGGGCAAATTAGTACAATAGTATGACGATAGAGGTATATTTATTTAAACTATTTCATATGGTACAGGAATATATTTGACCTTTTCCGTATTTTGTGCAAGGCCAAGTTCCTATTGCTTAAAATTCAAATGTCTCTgcttgcttcttttttttttattaataaaatacaACATAAGATAAAAACTACTAGTTCTATAGAAATTAATTTTAGGGCTTTAACACATTTGACTGGTTTGCGAAAAATAACTATAGCCGCTAACTaaatatataaagaaaatatattaatgattatgggtgtgtttggtattacggaaaatatttttcgtgaaaaatattttcttaaaaaacaagtagtaatcttattcattttccggtgtttggtacgcaaattaaggaaaatgatttttcaagagtattcataaataatttagatataataaacataaaGTCATAAATTTTCAAACCAATAACCTTCcggacccacaaatttcataaactttcgaaccgatAAACTTTCAAAACCGCAGAATTttgaacccgtaaactttataatttctaaacccataAACTTCTAAACACATAAACCTCTGAACTCATAATTtgggaacttgtaaaattttgagcttttaaaccgataaataataaaattaaaactgaaaaatatattttaaatttttttcggggggaggggagggggcggggcagtaaaacgaaaaaaacagaaatttaaattacaaaaaaaaagtaaaaaaaaaaaaattgtgcggGGGTAGGGGGTGGGTGGcgtaaaaaaatgaaaaaaacaaaacttaaggtaatttttttttttcggGGGAGGGGTGAAGGGGTAGTAAggtgggtggtaacggaaaaactgaaatttgaaaaaaaaaaaaaaaaaaaactttttttggaGAGGGGGaggggtgggttggtgagggtggggaaggtGGAGAAGGAggtttggaaaatgttttccttctcttgataaggaaaatatttttcaaaacattttagccaaccaaacatgggaaaattggaaaacattttccttcgtaccaaacacaccctatgtatattatacattaatatacaaaaaatatatatttaccGGCTATTATTCTAGAAGCGCGTGTACCGGATAAAAACCTTTTAAttgattttgttttattttcatcTAGCCCGTATAAGGAATTTGGGTAAGGGCCAAGGTCCTATAGCCCAAATCTTCCTAGATAATTTTTCGACTTGAAATATATATCATAGAAGAGTCTAGTTTTACAGAATTAATCTAATAAAACAAATTAAATAGAAATATTACTAATATATAGATGTAATAGTTAAGCTTCCTGAAAGTTACTCGGTCCATCTTGTTTGGACCCAGTAACTTCGAATTATAAATTCAACTCAAATCaaactttttcaattttttgaattAATAATGTACACCTCTTACTTAAACCTTGTAATACCCACCAAAGATACGTCACCAAAGAAGGAACTAACAGATGCTGATCTCCTGCAAAATCCAGCTTTAGAACGAGAACCTTTTAACACTTCTGCATATTTCACTATGTCGGTTTTCTGGACTTTTTCTGACTCATCTTTACTTATATTTTCTTGAGGTGAATCAGTCAGACGATTTGAGATATAATCCAATCTTCCAGAGCCTGATGACGAACCCCCATCACTATTTCTCCTACTATCTATCGAATAGTTGTTATTTTCTCCTTTGTCGCTCCTTGAACTTTGAGACGCCGAATGTAACTCCAGAAATTGTTTGGATGAACCAGAACTGTACCCTGGAGAATAACTAGAATGTCTTGCCACATTATCTTCAACATTGTGCACCATGTCCATGGAAGAACTCCGACTAAGATGGCGATCCTTTCCCCGCACTAATCGCATAAGCTTACTAAACACCTTCTTTTTGCCTGAAGTCTTACGAGGTGATGACTTATCAGTAGAAGTGTCATCAAATTCACCGGAGTCTGTAAAAAAGGATGTTTGAGACGATGACCAATCCGAATCAAAATCAGTAACACTGATCTCCCTTTCCCCCTGACTTTCTTTATTTGCATATTCAAGAATTAGTTGCTTGGCTTTCTCCTCTGACTTGGGGCTTAATGTTTTACTGAGGTCTCTTGCAATTGTTTTTCCTGCAACAGGCTGTAAGTTCCTCAGCTCGTACCGCAAGCAAGCATTTATCCATCGGAGATAGACTAGTTCCTCAGCATCATTGCACCGATCTGCTTGAAGCCGGTCAACTTCCTTCGCTAAATCTTCATTTTGCTTTCTCAACCGTAGAGTTTCTTCCTTCAGTGCTTCTGTCTGCGGCAAGAATCATTTAATAAGTACACGCTAACTAGAAACATATAGGGAAAATGAAATGTAACATGAATAAAATAATTACTTCTTCATCTTCCAACACAGAAGCAGCAATGATCTGGACAGATTCTAATCTATGAGCCAGTTCTgaattttcttttcttaaactgTGATTAGATTTCTTTAACTCATCAGCCTGATTCTCCAAATCCTTGAGTTTTCGGAGCTTTAACTGGACATCAGATTCAGCTTCAACGGCCTTCTTTTCCTCGTCGTGCAACTTCATAACTTTTTCTTGAAGGGTTAAAATCTGTTCCTTACTGTGATCAGCTTCTGATCTCAGTTTCTTTTTGAGTTGCTTTATCTTGACTTTTGCAGCATCGAGTTCAGAAACAACTTTTGCATAATCGGCCACTTGAGCCTCTAACCTCAACTTATCTGCGCTCAATGACTCAATCTTGAGATCAAAAAGCTTGGCTTCCATATTGTTTATTTTTAGTTGATTTTGAAGCTCCATGATAGCAGTTTCTTGCTCCTTAAGACCGTAATACTCCAGCAATTGGATTTCGAgattcttctctctctcttcgaGAGTTTTAACAATATTTTTCAGGCTCTTAATCTCTTGATCATGGTTAACCATTTCAACAATTCTATATTCTCTAGGTGAATCTTCATACTGCAACAGCATTTCAATTTCCCTCTTTGAGGTAGATAACCGGAGTTCCTTTACAAGTTCATTGAACTCGGGCAAGAGAAATCCATCTCTATTGCTGTTGAATATACCACTGCTAGATGGAAGAGGTGTAGAATTCTCAATAATGTGTTTGCAGATGTGGAGGTCCTCCTGCAAGAGAAACAAAAAAGTTATTACCTCACAAACAGGACAACAATCATATGTTATAGGAACAAATTAAAGATTCGCTCTAATTCCGCTCATCGCAGTTTCTTTTCTTCTGGTCGATTAGCAACTAGCAAGTTTCTTAATTCATGTTTTTAGATCACCAAAAAAGTGAAATGCATTAAGCACATCTAAAAAGGCACAGCAAAGGGGAAAGttttgaaaataaaaggaaattctTTTGAGGAGAAATCAAGGCATTCAAAGTTGAAGAAAACAATACCAAAGATATCGACGCAGTAGTCTAAGATTTTTCTAACTTTTTTATGCAACTGTAACCGAGAGAAATTTAGAAAAAGTAACGCACAAAATAAAGCCCGTGATCTTCAGGCTCTCAAATAAGTGATAAAATTCATCTGCACATACATGTCTAAGGAAGAGCCTATAAATGCGCATTCATGTGCAGTTGATTCTCGAACAGTAAGAGCTCAGACTGACGCCCCTATTCCCTCCTATTAACTCCTTGACCTTTTCTCATCCTTACCGTAGAGGACTAGAGCGAGCTGGCTAAGACGCATCTTTTGCTTTCTTTGCATTTGGTATTTGTCCCGAAAAGAGCTGAAAGCAGACTTGGACTCATTGAAGAAAGCACTTGAGGTGAAGACCAATGAGTGTTTGCAACAACTACACACCTCTTAACTATATTTTTTACTATGGAAAAGGGTCAAAAATATCCCTATCGTTTGCTAAATGGTTTATAAATACCCTCCGTCCATTTATCCGTTGAAAAAAAATACACTCTGTTCATCTATCCGTTCAAAAAAACACACGAAGTTAATTCTATTAACAAAAATACCCCGGCGACTAACGACAAAACTGATGGAGTGTGCTTTTTTGAACGGATAGATGGACGGAGGGTATTTATAAACCATTTAGCAAACGATACAAATAGTTTTGGCCCTTTTCCGTTCATTAAATAACATGACGATTTTTAATTGGACCACGGGGCAATCTTTGACTAGAACAAAAAATGAATATTATTTCAACTCATTTACCATATCCGACCCCTTTACAAAATTGGGTAGTATCTATCATACCCATTCTCACTCATCTGATCTCcccctttcttcttctccaattgGGACACTGCATACACAcaataacaaattaattaaagaatAGATAAAACCCAAAATCAAATAACCCGAAATTCAAACCAGATTCTGAAATTTCTCCAATCAAACCCAGGATAAGTATTGAAACTCTTAAATGGAAAATCAACAAATACATTTGGGTTGTTAAGTAAGAAGACAAGGATCAAAACAAACCAAAAATCTGAAACAAAAAAACTGAGTCCAAATACTAAAATTGTCCAAATATATCAATCAAATGTAGGAGAAATATTAAAACTTTGAAAGGGACAAGTAATGGAAATCTTTGGATTGTTCATAAGAAGACAAAAAAGCCACGAAATAACAGAGAAAAAATAACTACATATAACTGATACAAGCACACAAGAAAATTGAAACCAAGGTGCTAAAAAGCTTGAAATTATCACATTTTGGGATAAAGATTGaatctataaaaggtaaaaaaaaaaaaagagtaaaggGTTACCTTTGGGATGTTCATAAGAAGAAGATGAGGACAAAGAGCCATGAATTGCAGATGAAGTGAAAGCCAAAACCATATTTTCAAACACAAAGAAAGATTTGTTTTAACAATTGAAACGCTAAAAATTCTTTGTGAGATGAGAGTGGGTGTGTTGGGTGATAAGGAAAAAGAGAGGGGggaaaaaagcaaagaaaaagaaagaaaataattaggcgggtaaaataaaTAGGGTCGGACCAGGTAAATGGGTAAAAGATTGCAGTAAAAGAATGCCTCGTGGCCCAATTAAAAATCGTCATGTCATTAAATGAACGGAAAGGGGCCAAAATTATCCCTATCGTTTGCTAAATGGTTTATAAATACCCTCCGTCCATCTATCCGTTCAAAAAAACATACTCCATCAGTTCTGTCGTTAGTCGCGGAGGTATTTTTGTTAATAGAATTAACTTCGTGTGTTTTTTTGAACGGATAGATGGACGTAGTGTATTTTTTTGAACGGATAGATGGACGGAGGGTATTTATAAACCATTTAGCAAACGATAGGGATATTTTTGACCCTTTTCCGTTTTTACTAATACTAACTAGTAGGATTTCAGAAGCTTTTCCACACAAAGAGGGGAGGAAGTGGTTGCTGCCAACTTGCTAGATGAGCGGACATCTGAGCTAAACAATGCATTTATGGATGGCTCGAGGCAGGGTAAAAAGAAGAATTTTTTCTCATTAGCCGAGGAAAGAAGTAGCAAAGGAATATGAAGAAAAACGTAGGATAGGAAGCACTATTTGTTTACACCAGATTTCATAAGTTATCAATCGAAAAAGACAGCCCTTCTTTTCTCCTAAAGGAAAAAAATAGTAcgtatcaaataaggaaaaaccATGAGTTTATCGGTAGTCACGCTTAATAACTTTCAGGAAGAAATCACTAACACATATTGTTCAATTGCCACTACTCCAACTATTAGCCTTTGCAATTTTGAACAACTACTAGTATTAGTTATTGCCTAAAATTTCATAAACAATAAAACAACAGGTGATAATCCAGCGACCTTACGTTCTTGTCTGGCAC
This sequence is a window from Nicotiana sylvestris chromosome 3, ASM39365v2, whole genome shotgun sequence. Protein-coding genes within it:
- the LOC104238038 gene encoding protein CHUP1, chloroplastic isoform X1, which gives rise to MVRDNRNIRPVVLLKIGVVLVVSLGGIIYTIFRTKRIKPSNSSPPPCSTGVELTNDDHASHAAPISPSSRKSVSTVPDKNEDLHICKHIIENSTPLPSSSGIFNSNRDGFLLPEFNELVKELRLSTSKREIEMLLQYEDSPREYRIVEMVNHDQEIKSLKNIVKTLEEREKNLEIQLLEYYGLKEQETAIMELQNQLKINNMEAKLFDLKIESLSADKLRLEAQVADYAKVVSELDAAKVKIKQLKKKLRSEADHSKEQILTLQEKVMKLHDEEKKAVEAESDVQLKLRKLKDLENQADELKKSNHSLRKENSELAHRLESVQIIAASVLEDEETEALKEETLRLRKQNEDLAKEVDRLQADRCNDAEELVYLRWINACLRYELRNLQPVAGKTIARDLSKTLSPKSEEKAKQLILEYANKESQGEREISVTDFDSDWSSSQTSFFTDSGEFDDTSTDKSSPRKTSGKKKVFSKLMRLVRGKDRHLSRSSSMDMVHNVEDNVARHSSYSPGYSSGSSKQFLELHSASQSSRSDKGENNNYSIDSRRNSDGGSSSGSGRLDYISNRLTDSPQENISKDESEKVQKTDIVKYAEVLKGSRSKAGFCRRSASVSSFFGDVSLVGITRFK
- the LOC104238038 gene encoding protein CHUP1, chloroplastic isoform X3; the encoded protein is MEDLHICKHIIENSTPLPSSSGIFNSNRDGFLLPEFNELVKELRLSTSKREIEMLLQYEDSPREYRIVEMVNHDQEIKSLKNIVKTLEEREKNLEIQLLEYYGLKEQETAIMELQNQLKINNMEAKLFDLKIESLSADKLRLEAQVADYAKVVSELDAAKVKIKQLKKKLRSEADHSKEQILTLQEKVMKLHDEEKKAVEAESDVQLKLRKLKDLENQADELKKSNHSLRKENSELAHRLESVQIIAASVLEDEETEALKEETLRLRKQNEDLAKEVDRLQADRCNDAEELVYLRWINACLRYELRNLQPVAGKTIARDLSKTLSPKSEEKAKQLILEYANKESQGEREISVTDFDSDWSSSQTSFFTDSGEFDDTSTDKSSPRKTSGKKKVFSKLMRLVRGKDRHLSRSSSMDMVHNVEDNVARHSSYSPGYSSGSSKQFLELHSASQSSRSDKGENNNYSIDSRRNSDGGSSSGSGRLDYISNRLTDSPQENISKDESEKVQKTDIVKYAEVLKGSRSKAGFCRRSASVSSFFGDVSLVGITRFK
- the LOC104238038 gene encoding protein CHUP1, chloroplastic isoform X2, producing MRIYRLFLRHEDLHICKHIIENSTPLPSSSGIFNSNRDGFLLPEFNELVKELRLSTSKREIEMLLQYEDSPREYRIVEMVNHDQEIKSLKNIVKTLEEREKNLEIQLLEYYGLKEQETAIMELQNQLKINNMEAKLFDLKIESLSADKLRLEAQVADYAKVVSELDAAKVKIKQLKKKLRSEADHSKEQILTLQEKVMKLHDEEKKAVEAESDVQLKLRKLKDLENQADELKKSNHSLRKENSELAHRLESVQIIAASVLEDEETEALKEETLRLRKQNEDLAKEVDRLQADRCNDAEELVYLRWINACLRYELRNLQPVAGKTIARDLSKTLSPKSEEKAKQLILEYANKESQGEREISVTDFDSDWSSSQTSFFTDSGEFDDTSTDKSSPRKTSGKKKVFSKLMRLVRGKDRHLSRSSSMDMVHNVEDNVARHSSYSPGYSSGSSKQFLELHSASQSSRSDKGENNNYSIDSRRNSDGGSSSGSGRLDYISNRLTDSPQENISKDESEKVQKTDIVKYAEVLKGSRSKAGFCRRSASVSSFFGDVSLVGITRFK